From Bacteroidota bacterium, the proteins below share one genomic window:
- a CDS encoding amidohydrolase — protein sequence MLKKNIFIAVVLLFILTLSSCSKKPDSVFINGKIYTMDNNNTIVEAVAVKEGKIIETGTTKAITDKYGNDNAVDLKGAVVIPGLIDANGSLVDFSENLNFINLTSAKNLNDVKKILADKVKSVKPGEWIGGYGWNEVNFSEEDFLKINKSVLDEVAPNNNVYLINYLGNIVWVNSKLLNSVGIDKNTQSPGEGEIEKDEKGELTGIFIDDAQQLIKDKLPETSHEEMAIQIERGAKELLKYGITEVHDRNIAEGGIEVFKELIDKGSFPIRMYAVLTGNDKLFEDYLKKGAEINYKDKLTVRSVCLDYDGAFEIQDAAMKDDYKEEPKRKIPYSDEFEIEKVFKQAIDKNFQFSVKTVGDRAFNGALNTIEKVIKEKNPKDHRTILSSVEFTDQSDINRLKDLKVLASVNPEKDLTDMPLIPELINPEVSKKAGLWNSILKSSGFILTGSEFPFNQINPFIQMYYLTSRQWADTVINLPGQDQKLTILEALKSYTIYAAYSSFEEGIKGSIEKDKFCDMVVISNDIFTSDPKKLLETKVLMTITNGKVVYDSKNASK from the coding sequence ATGCTGAAAAAAAATATTTTTATAGCGGTTGTATTATTATTTATTCTGACTTTATCCTCATGTTCTAAAAAGCCGGATAGTGTATTTATTAACGGGAAAATTTACACAATGGATAACAACAATACCATTGTTGAAGCCGTTGCCGTAAAGGAAGGTAAGATAATCGAAACAGGAACTACTAAAGCAATAACTGATAAGTATGGAAATGATAATGCAGTGGATTTGAAAGGAGCAGTTGTTATTCCCGGGCTAATTGATGCTAATGGTTCACTTGTAGATTTTTCTGAGAATCTGAACTTTATTAACCTTACTTCAGCTAAAAATTTAAATGATGTTAAGAAAATTTTAGCAGATAAAGTTAAAAGTGTAAAACCCGGTGAATGGATTGGCGGTTACGGATGGAACGAAGTTAATTTTTCTGAAGAGGATTTTTTAAAGATAAATAAATCTGTACTTGATGAAGTTGCACCGAATAACAATGTTTATCTTATAAATTATCTCGGCAATATAGTCTGGGTAAACTCAAAATTATTAAACTCAGTTGGTATAGATAAAAACACTCAAAGTCCTGGTGAAGGTGAAATTGAAAAAGATGAGAAAGGTGAGCTTACAGGTATTTTTATTGATGATGCACAGCAGTTAATAAAAGATAAGCTGCCTGAGACTTCCCATGAAGAAATGGCAATTCAGATTGAGAGAGGAGCAAAGGAGCTTCTGAAATACGGTATCACGGAAGTTCATGACAGAAATATTGCAGAAGGCGGTATTGAAGTTTTTAAAGAACTCATAGATAAAGGAAGTTTTCCAATAAGAATGTATGCAGTGCTAACGGGAAATGATAAATTATTTGAAGACTATCTTAAAAAAGGAGCGGAAATAAATTATAAAGATAAACTCACTGTCCGCTCAGTGTGCCTTGATTACGACGGAGCATTTGAAATTCAGGATGCTGCTATGAAAGATGATTACAAAGAAGAGCCGAAGAGAAAAATTCCGTATAGCGATGAATTTGAAATTGAGAAAGTTTTTAAACAAGCTATTGATAAAAATTTTCAGTTCTCGGTAAAGACTGTTGGTGACAGGGCATTCAACGGAGCTTTGAATACAATTGAAAAAGTTATTAAAGAAAAAAATCCGAAAGACCACAGGACAATTTTGAGTTCGGTTGAGTTTACTGACCAGTCAGATATAAATCGCTTAAAGGATTTAAAAGTATTGGCAAGTGTAAATCCTGAAAAAGATTTGACTGATATGCCTTTGATTCCCGAGTTAATAAATCCTGAAGTCAGTAAAAAGGCCGGATTGTGGAATTCGATTTTAAAATCATCGGGATTCATTTTGACGGGCTCTGAATTTCCTTTCAACCAGATAAATCCATTTATTCAGATGTATTATTTAACATCCCGTCAGTGGGCAGATACTGTTATAAATTTACCGGGACAAGACCAGAAGTTAACAATTCTGGAAGCGTTAAAATCTTATACCATATATGCCGCATATTCTTCATTTGAAGAGGGAATAAAAGGAAGCATTGAGAAAGATAAATTTTGTGATATGGTTGTAATCTCAAATGATATTTTTACATCCGATCCAAAAAAACTTTTAGAAACAAAAGTTTTAATGACTATTACAAATGGTAAGGTTGTTTATGATTCTAAAAA
- a CDS encoding tetratricopeptide repeat-containing sensor histidine kinase, whose translation MPLSQNIDELIEKASQERSNSPEKAQSMLEKAAQLSHDSHYIKGEALSLRNLGSINIALGNYAISIENLELSLILFQSLNDKEMQANTLSLLGQCYSFIGDYPKALQCHLQSLNLAEEIGEDAIKSKVLNNIGGCYYSMNEFESSKKYYLQSLEIKKKLDENKSLGLCYTNLASLEVALKNYEKANVYILKAIKIKSSFEDKGSLAFSYCILGLIKKETGQYDEALKIFQKVLSIYLKLNNSLMLSETYAHIAGTYLKINEADKALEALNDGMKYVNQINAVRMTTEFYLLYSKAYELRGDYQAALENYKIHDELKTNELNEKIAERIKSLEIIHKVETTQKQAEIERLRNIELAEANEKLKELNQERSDFLEIVAHDLKNPLANIVLSVSSIKRNAGSISETVLTQRLNKVEHSSKRMQEIIDNLLNLNNIENGKLKLNFKELDITDVINLTIREFENSIERKNQKLIFENNLSDSGIKADENVLKEILENLLSNAIKYSPLEGSIVIKTFNDENNIVVQFIDNGPGVKEEELPSLFKKFSHLSNKPTGGETSTGLGLSIVEKLVKLLNGDITHQNLPEGGSCFTVTFYQ comes from the coding sequence TTGCCCCTGTCCCAAAATATTGATGAGCTCATAGAAAAAGCTTCACAAGAGCGAAGCAATTCTCCCGAAAAAGCCCAATCTATGCTTGAAAAAGCAGCTCAACTATCACACGACTCTCATTACATTAAAGGTGAAGCATTATCATTAAGAAATTTAGGCAGCATAAACATTGCATTAGGTAATTATGCAATTAGCATTGAAAATCTTGAGCTGTCTTTAATACTATTTCAATCTTTAAATGATAAAGAAATGCAGGCAAACACACTTAGTCTGCTGGGACAATGCTATAGTTTTATCGGCGATTATCCAAAAGCGCTGCAATGCCATCTTCAAAGTTTGAATCTTGCGGAAGAAATAGGTGAGGATGCGATAAAATCAAAAGTATTGAATAATATTGGCGGCTGTTATTATTCTATGAATGAATTTGAGAGTTCAAAAAAATATTATCTTCAATCGTTGGAGATAAAAAAGAAGCTGGATGAAAACAAAAGTCTGGGCTTATGTTATACAAATCTTGCCTCTCTGGAAGTTGCATTAAAAAATTATGAAAAGGCAAATGTATATATTCTTAAAGCAATAAAAATAAAAAGTTCTTTTGAAGATAAAGGCTCGCTTGCGTTCTCATACTGTATTCTCGGCTTGATAAAAAAAGAAACAGGACAGTATGATGAGGCATTGAAAATATTTCAAAAAGTTCTATCTATATATCTGAAGCTAAATAATTCGTTGATGCTTAGTGAAACTTATGCTCATATTGCCGGGACATACTTAAAAATAAATGAAGCTGATAAAGCCTTGGAAGCATTAAATGACGGAATGAAATATGTGAATCAAATTAATGCTGTGCGGATGACTACTGAATTTTATCTGCTTTATTCAAAAGCTTATGAACTGAGGGGGGATTATCAGGCAGCTCTGGAAAACTATAAAATACATGACGAACTTAAAACAAATGAACTGAACGAAAAAATAGCTGAGAGAATTAAATCATTAGAGATAATTCACAAAGTTGAAACAACACAGAAGCAGGCAGAAATTGAAAGGTTAAGAAATATAGAACTTGCTGAGGCAAACGAAAAATTGAAAGAATTAAATCAGGAGAGGAGCGACTTCCTTGAAATTGTTGCGCACGATTTGAAAAATCCTCTTGCAAATATAGTTCTATCAGTTTCATCCATCAAAAGAAATGCAGGCAGTATATCTGAAACTGTCCTTACTCAAAGATTAAATAAAGTAGAGCATTCTTCAAAACGAATGCAGGAAATTATAGACAATCTTCTTAATCTCAATAATATTGAAAACGGAAAATTAAAACTAAATTTTAAAGAGCTTGATATTACGGATGTAATAAACTTGACGATAAGAGAATTTGAGAACAGTATCGAAAGAAAAAATCAGAAACTAATATTTGAAAATAATTTATCGGATTCAGGAATTAAAGCTGATGAGAATGTTTTAAAAGAAATATTAGAAAATCTACTTTCTAATGCTATTAAATATTCTCCTTTAGAAGGTTCTATTGTTATAAAAACTTTTAATGATGAAAATAATATTGTTGTACAGTTTATAGATAATGGTCCGGGAGTAAAAGAAGAAGAACTGCCATCGTTATTTAAAAAGTTCTCTCATCTTTCAAATAAACCAACCGGAGGTGAGACATCCACAGGTCTTGGTTTATCAATTGTTGAGAAACTTGTTAAACTATTGAATGGAGATATTACACATCAAAATTTGCCTGAAGGCGGAAGTTGTTTTACAGTTACATTTTATCAATAA
- a CDS encoding DUF814 domain-containing protein: protein MISRINNFYILEKQSEYLNSDLKGFTIQSINTFERNKLHIECVKEDKQIMLEYSIENDFTYLVKRDNFYLPSKNIALIMEECTGKNISYVSLVNDDRLISIFFDDSTCLLFNFVNHKQNCFYVQNGAVINSYKDSKDNSEKSINEILSDKREETDVLKKELSKFGKDAFTIVPDIQKLKEIYSTPQYLFYRAGEKIFASFFEVTDKPEYEKIVCKNINELLLNWIKYRNKEKNFNEAKQEILSGLSKKLKHAELSILSFKTQLANVNESQKYKLYGDKIMENIWKIKKGDIIFETEDEEKIISIKLKETLSPQENAKNYFEKYKKLKGSVELIEKKLADAENQKKKIEEEIESIKNNEDYKNLRKLAVKEEKIRDDETNKFRKFKVADDLEVWVGKDSASNDLLTMKYSAQNDLWFHVRGFSGSHTVLKTGQKKEIDKKYILSAASIAAYYSKARNGGNVPVAYTERKYVKKKKGFREGTVILEKEKVIFVKPGLPENAE, encoded by the coding sequence ATGATTTCACGGATAAATAACTTTTATATACTTGAAAAGCAGTCGGAATATCTGAACAGTGATCTGAAAGGATTTACAATTCAAAGTATAAATACATTCGAGAGGAATAAACTTCACATTGAATGCGTCAAGGAAGATAAGCAGATAATGCTTGAATACAGCATTGAAAATGATTTCACTTATTTAGTAAAGCGCGATAATTTTTATCTTCCTTCAAAAAATATTGCTTTGATTATGGAAGAGTGCACAGGTAAGAATATTTCTTATGTCAGCTTAGTTAATGATGACAGGCTTATCAGTATTTTTTTTGATGACAGCACATGCTTACTTTTTAATTTTGTAAATCATAAGCAGAATTGCTTTTATGTTCAGAATGGAGCAGTAATTAATTCATATAAGGATAGTAAAGATAATTCAGAAAAATCAATAAACGAAATTTTATCTGATAAAAGAGAAGAGACCGATGTTTTGAAAAAAGAGCTGAGTAAGTTCGGGAAAGATGCATTTACAATTGTACCGGATATTCAGAAGCTAAAGGAAATTTATTCGACTCCTCAATATCTGTTTTACAGGGCAGGAGAAAAAATATTTGCTTCTTTTTTTGAAGTGACAGATAAACCTGAATATGAAAAGATAGTATGTAAAAATATAAATGAGCTGCTTCTCAACTGGATTAAATACAGAAATAAGGAAAAGAATTTTAATGAGGCGAAGCAGGAAATTTTAAGCGGACTTAGTAAAAAATTAAAACATGCCGAACTCAGTATCCTGAGTTTTAAAACACAGCTTGCAAACGTAAATGAATCACAGAAGTACAAACTTTACGGCGATAAAATTATGGAGAACATATGGAAAATAAAAAAAGGCGATATTATATTTGAAACAGAAGATGAAGAAAAAATAATTTCAATTAAGCTGAAAGAAACTTTATCTCCACAGGAAAATGCGAAAAATTATTTTGAGAAATATAAAAAGTTAAAGGGTTCAGTTGAATTAATAGAAAAGAAACTAGCAGATGCAGAGAATCAGAAGAAAAAAATAGAAGAAGAAATTGAATCAATAAAAAATAACGAAGATTATAAAAATTTAAGAAAATTAGCAGTGAAAGAAGAAAAAATAAGGGATGATGAAACGAATAAGTTCAGAAAATTTAAAGTCGCAGATGATCTTGAAGTGTGGGTAGGAAAGGATAGTGCATCGAATGATTTGCTTACAATGAAATACTCAGCTCAGAATGATTTATGGTTTCACGTCCGCGGTTTCAGCGGCTCACATACTGTACTTAAAACAGGACAAAAAAAAGAAATCGATAAGAAATACATTTTATCCGCTGCATCTATTGCAGCATATTACAGTAAGGCGCGTAACGGCGGTAATGTGCCTGTCGCCTATACTGAACGCAAATATGTTAAAAAGAAAAAAGGATTCAGAGAGGGGACAGTAATTCTTGAAAAAGAAAAAGTAATTTTTGTAAAGCCCGGCTTACCGGAAAATGCAGAGTAA
- the atpG gene encoding ATP synthase F1 subunit gamma — MATLKEIKTRIGGVKSTQKITKAMKMVAAAKLRRAQERIMQARPYAQKIDELLKSLLPSVDTSLNVLLEKREVKNKLVVVVTSDRGLAGSFNTNLLKYAYNHIGSGINTKVITVGRKANDSFKKSNLDVIGNNPNIFQTLSIEVSNEIVQDIVKRYINKEVDEVEIVYNEFVNVAKQTPRVVKFLPFAGVESKGEEKKAMKSDYIYEPSAESIVNTLIPKQLNVQFWKALLESNAAEQAARMTAMETATKNASDLLKILELSYNQARQAAITKEILEIVGGAEALKDA, encoded by the coding sequence TTGGCAACACTTAAAGAGATAAAAACCAGAATCGGCGGTGTAAAAAGCACTCAGAAGATAACGAAGGCGATGAAGATGGTTGCTGCGGCAAAACTTCGCCGAGCTCAGGAAAGAATTATGCAGGCAAGACCTTATGCGCAGAAAATTGACGAACTTTTAAAAAGTCTTCTTCCATCGGTTGATACAAGTTTAAATGTTCTTCTCGAAAAAAGAGAAGTAAAGAATAAGCTTGTAGTAGTTGTTACATCCGATAGGGGACTTGCAGGTTCGTTCAATACAAACCTTCTGAAGTACGCTTACAATCACATAGGTTCAGGTATAAATACTAAAGTTATAACAGTCGGAAGAAAAGCAAATGATTCTTTCAAGAAATCAAACCTTGATGTAATCGGCAACAATCCGAATATATTCCAGACTCTTTCAATTGAAGTTTCGAACGAAATAGTTCAGGACATCGTAAAAAGATATATCAATAAAGAAGTGGATGAAGTTGAGATCGTTTACAATGAATTTGTAAACGTTGCAAAACAGACTCCGAGAGTTGTAAAGTTTTTACCGTTTGCCGGAGTAGAAAGTAAAGGCGAAGAGAAGAAGGCAATGAAGTCAGATTATATTTATGAGCCTTCTGCAGAATCAATTGTGAACACATTAATTCCAAAACAGCTGAACGTACAGTTCTGGAAAGCATTGCTTGAATCCAATGCAGCGGAGCAGGCAGCAAGAATGACGGCGATGGAAACGGCAACAAAGAACGCATCAGACTTATTAAAGATACTTGAGTTATCGTACAACCAGGCAAGACAGGCAGCAATTACCAAGGAAATTCTTGAAATTGTCGGTGGTGCAGAAGCTCTTAAAGATGCGTAA
- a CDS encoding F0F1 ATP synthase subunit alpha, whose amino-acid sequence MAQVKSDEVSAILRKQLAGFENEMESYDVGTVLFVGDGVARVYGLSKCMASELIEFPNGVFGMALNLEEDNVGCILFGDSSLVKEGDTVKRTGRVASMPVGEAMLGRVINPLGQPIDGKGEVKTDKFLPLERKALGVMQRQPVTEPLQTGVKAVDAMIPIGRGQRELIIGDRQTGKTAVAIDAIINQKGKDVFCIYVAIGQKGSTVASVLKSLTEAGAMEYTTIISATASDPAPLQFIAPYSGATLGEYFRDSGRHALVVYDDLTKQAASYREVSLLLRRPPGREAYPGDVFYLHSRLLERASKLSADLGGGSLTALPIIETQAGDVSAYIPTNVISITDGQIYLEPNLFNAGIRPAINVGISVSRVGGNAQIKAMKKIAGTLRLDLAQYRELEAFAKFGSDLDKSTLQQLRRGERLVEILKQKQYTPIPVEKQILIIYAASKGYLDEVPVNELARYEREVVEQCESLHNDILTGIREKKELTAEITEKLDKFLKEFTERFKSTVK is encoded by the coding sequence ATGGCACAGGTAAAATCAGATGAAGTTTCTGCGATACTAAGGAAACAGCTTGCCGGTTTTGAGAATGAAATGGAATCCTATGATGTAGGAACAGTATTATTCGTTGGTGACGGTGTTGCGAGAGTTTACGGACTTTCTAAATGTATGGCAAGTGAGCTGATTGAATTCCCTAACGGTGTATTCGGTATGGCGTTGAACTTGGAAGAAGATAACGTTGGTTGTATTTTATTCGGTGATTCATCCCTCGTAAAAGAAGGTGACACTGTAAAGAGAACAGGAAGAGTCGCATCTATGCCTGTTGGTGAAGCTATGCTCGGGCGTGTAATTAATCCGCTTGGCCAGCCTATCGACGGTAAAGGTGAAGTTAAGACAGATAAATTCCTTCCTCTTGAAAGAAAAGCGCTTGGCGTTATGCAAAGACAGCCTGTAACAGAACCGTTACAAACGGGTGTTAAAGCTGTTGACGCGATGATTCCAATCGGCAGAGGACAAAGAGAGCTTATCATCGGTGACAGACAGACAGGGAAAACTGCTGTTGCTATCGATGCTATCATCAATCAGAAAGGTAAAGATGTATTTTGTATCTATGTTGCTATCGGACAAAAAGGTTCAACAGTAGCATCGGTATTGAAGAGCTTAACAGAAGCAGGCGCGATGGAATACACAACAATCATTTCAGCTACAGCATCTGATCCTGCTCCGCTTCAGTTCATTGCTCCTTACTCAGGTGCAACACTCGGCGAGTACTTCAGAGACAGCGGCAGACATGCATTGGTAGTATATGATGACTTAACAAAACAGGCTGCATCTTACAGAGAGGTTTCACTTCTTTTAAGAAGACCTCCGGGACGTGAAGCTTATCCTGGTGACGTATTCTATCTTCACTCAAGATTACTCGAAAGAGCATCAAAGCTTTCTGCTGATTTAGGCGGCGGAAGTTTAACAGCTCTTCCAATTATTGAAACACAGGCAGGTGACGTATCAGCATATATTCCAACAAACGTAATTTCGATTACAGACGGACAGATATATCTTGAGCCGAACCTTTTCAACGCCGGTATAAGACCTGCTATTAACGTAGGTATCTCTGTATCACGTGTGGGTGGTAACGCTCAGATTAAAGCTATGAAAAAGATTGCTGGTACTTTGCGTCTTGACTTAGCTCAGTACAGAGAGCTTGAAGCATTTGCTAAGTTCGGTTCAGACCTTGATAAATCTACACTTCAGCAGTTAAGAAGAGGTGAAAGACTTGTAGAGATCTTAAAGCAGAAACAATATACTCCGATTCCTGTTGAGAAGCAGATATTAATTATCTACGCTGCATCAAAAGGATATCTGGATGAAGTTCCTGTAAACGAACTTGCAAGATATGAAAGAGAAGTTGTAGAACAATGTGAAAGCCTTCACAATGATATCTTAACAGGCATCAGAGAGAAGAAAGAACTGACTGCAGAAATAACAGAGAAGCTTGATAAATTCTTAAAAGAATTTACGGAAAGATTCAAATCTACCGTTAAATAA
- the atpH gene encoding ATP synthase F1 subunit delta has translation MHYKILRRYTLALYGVAEDTKKLDEVKKDADFIISMLNESRDLLLFFSSPIINKLKKKKIAKMILGDSISEVSMRFIDLLIERKRDNLLKFIYEDYLALRNERLGIMNVKIKTAVELSAKEKENMQKKIDELINLKSNPTFEIDKDIIGGFQISYKDTILDASIKSQLEKLHKLYKSGDAELN, from the coding sequence ATGCATTACAAGATTTTAAGAAGATATACTCTCGCTTTATACGGCGTAGCAGAAGATACAAAGAAGCTTGATGAAGTTAAGAAAGATGCGGATTTTATTATAAGCATGCTTAACGAGTCACGCGATTTGCTTTTATTCTTCTCCAGCCCTATAATAAATAAACTTAAGAAGAAAAAAATCGCAAAGATGATTTTAGGGGATTCAATCTCTGAAGTCTCTATGAGATTTATTGACCTTCTTATTGAGAGAAAAAGAGATAATCTTTTGAAATTTATTTACGAAGATTATCTTGCATTAAGAAATGAGCGTCTTGGTATTATGAATGTGAAGATTAAAACAGCAGTTGAACTTAGCGCTAAGGAAAAAGAAAACATGCAGAAGAAAATTGACGAGCTTATTAATCTGAAAAGCAATCCGACTTTTGAGATCGATAAAGATATCATCGGCGGATTCCAGATCAGCTACAAGGATACAATTCTTGATGCAAGCATTAAGTCACAGCTTGAAAAGCTCCATAAGCTTTACAAGAGCGGTGATGCAGAGTTAAACTAA
- the atpF gene encoding F0F1 ATP synthase subunit B produces MHYLTLLYNWSVVLLFSEGGEHKAGLLDVNPGLIIWTIIIFVLTLILLKKVAWKPLLTALNTREQSIKDAIEGAERIKAEAEQMIAENKKAMADANAESMKVLNEAREAAGKVKDDIVHKANEQAKQILEQSKRDIQTEKESALAELRSEVADLAIKTAEKVIRENLDETKQKKIVNDFLNQIPSKN; encoded by the coding sequence ATGCACTATTTAACTTTATTATATAACTGGTCTGTTGTATTGCTATTCAGCGAAGGCGGAGAGCATAAAGCAGGATTATTAGACGTTAATCCGGGTCTTATTATCTGGACTATAATAATCTTTGTCTTAACTCTTATCCTCTTAAAAAAGGTTGCATGGAAACCTTTATTGACTGCTCTGAACACACGCGAGCAATCAATTAAAGATGCAATCGAAGGCGCTGAAAGAATAAAAGCAGAAGCTGAACAGATGATTGCAGAGAACAAAAAAGCAATGGCAGATGCAAATGCAGAGTCAATGAAAGTTCTCAACGAAGCAAGAGAAGCTGCAGGCAAAGTGAAGGATGATATCGTTCACAAAGCTAATGAACAGGCAAAGCAGATACTGGAGCAATCCAAAAGAGATATACAGACTGAAAAGGAATCAGCTTTGGCTGAGCTAAGAAGCGAAGTCGCAGACCTTGCTATTAAAACAGCTGAGAAAGTGATAAGAGAAAATCTTGACGAAACTAAACAGAAGAAAATCGTCAATGATTTCTTAAATCAGATTCCTTCAAAGAATTAA
- the atpE gene encoding ATP synthase F0 subunit C, with protein MNQMDLAYLAAGIGAGLVVIGAGLGIGRLAGSALEAIGRQPEAVGDIRTSMIIAAALVEGVALFGLVICILLATKS; from the coding sequence ATAAATCAAATGGATTTAGCTTATTTAGCAGCAGGTATCGGTGCAGGTTTAGTAGTTATTGGTGCCGGTTTAGGTATCGGTAGACTTGCAGGTTCAGCATTAGAAGCAATCGGCAGACAGCCTGAAGCAGTTGGTGATATCAGAACTTCAATGATTATCGCTGCAGCTCTTGTAGAAGGTGTTGCGCTTTTCGGTCTTGTTATCTGCATTCTTTTAGCAACAAAATCATAA
- the atpB gene encoding F0F1 ATP synthase subunit A: protein MKNLVLLVIGFIVLNFNSAFSQHEKAPTGTPENPKVETHSPTANPEHEEDNSKLDIISKVVDHDYVDFYFLGKLHLPKFPPVHIGGMTIDFSITKSLFMMICSSVLLIIVLGAAASKNAKNKVPKGLGNLIESLIVFVRDDIVVANMGKDGLKLLPFFLTIFFFILFANFIGMFPFMAQPTKNVNVTGGLALVTFAVTQVMGVKKNGFAGYLKGLVPPGIPVFVLPIMIIVEFIGLFTKPFSLLIRLFANITAGTIIILSLIGLVFILKWAGAVIAVPFAMFIYCLEIFVALLQAYIFTMLSVLFINMAMHQDH from the coding sequence TTGAAAAATTTAGTATTACTTGTAATCGGTTTTATTGTTTTAAATTTTAATTCAGCTTTCTCGCAGCATGAGAAGGCACCTACCGGAACACCGGAAAATCCAAAAGTTGAAACACATTCACCTACTGCCAATCCGGAGCACGAAGAAGATAATTCAAAGCTTGATATCATCAGCAAAGTTGTTGACCACGATTACGTAGATTTTTACTTCCTTGGCAAACTTCACTTACCGAAATTCCCGCCCGTGCACATCGGCGGAATGACCATTGACTTCTCAATCACAAAAAGCCTGTTCATGATGATTTGTTCATCAGTTCTACTTATTATAGTATTGGGAGCTGCTGCATCTAAAAATGCAAAGAACAAAGTTCCTAAAGGTCTTGGTAATTTAATTGAATCACTTATAGTTTTTGTACGCGATGACATTGTCGTTGCGAATATGGGAAAAGACGGACTTAAGCTCCTTCCTTTCTTCCTTACAATTTTCTTTTTCATTCTGTTTGCAAACTTCATCGGTATGTTTCCTTTCATGGCACAGCCGACTAAGAATGTGAACGTTACCGGCGGACTTGCACTTGTTACATTTGCAGTTACTCAGGTAATGGGTGTAAAGAAAAACGGATTTGCCGGATACTTAAAAGGACTTGTTCCTCCGGGAATTCCAGTGTTCGTTCTTCCGATTATGATTATCGTTGAATTCATCGGATTGTTTACAAAACCGTTCTCACTCCTTATTCGTCTATTCGCGAATATCACTGCGGGAACAATCATCATTTTATCATTAATAGGTTTAGTATTTATTTTGAAATGGGCAGGGGCAGTTATTGCAGTGCCTTTTGCAATGTTCATTTATTGCTTAGAGATTTTCGTTGCGCTATTGCAGGCTTATATTTTCACAATGCTTTCTGTATTGTTCATTAACATGGCAATGCATCAGGACCACTAA
- a CDS encoding AtpZ/AtpI family protein → MQEDIPPEQVNNNTKNSENSPESNNNKGGLKDFLSKPIIKSDSRYVQYSGLGITLAVVILVFLWLGMKIDDWLGTSPWFTLVMTMLGFFGGFYNFFITIQKLTKEDDATRKAKYGKK, encoded by the coding sequence ATGCAAGAAGACATCCCGCCTGAACAGGTAAACAATAATACGAAAAACTCCGAAAATAGCCCGGAAAGCAACAATAACAAGGGCGGTTTGAAGGATTTTTTAAGCAAACCGATAATCAAATCTGATTCGCGGTATGTTCAGTACTCAGGACTGGGAATAACACTTGCAGTAGTAATACTCGTTTTTTTATGGCTCGGAATGAAAATAGATGACTGGCTTGGTACTAGCCCGTGGTTCACTCTTGTAATGACAATGCTCGGATTTTTCGGAGGCTTCTATAATTTTTTCATCACGATACAAAAGCTTACTAAAGAGGACGATGCAACACGAAAAGCAAAGTACGGCAAAAAATGA
- a CDS encoding DUF1697 domain-containing protein, with protein sequence MTNIAFLRGINVSGHKIIKMVDLAKMFTGMKFKNVKTYIASGNVLFESNEKDASKLEAKIEKEILKTFGFEVIAFIRTKEELEKIVKLNPFAKIKIEKPKFYVLFMKEKFTKLKLPFLSEKYAVEVIAALDNNFFCVARPDIVGSGGGANLFIEKEHKIPATTRNWNTILKIMAL encoded by the coding sequence ATGACTAATATAGCCTTCCTACGCGGAATAAACGTCAGCGGACATAAGATTATAAAAATGGTTGACCTTGCTAAAATGTTTACCGGTATGAAATTTAAAAATGTTAAGACTTACATTGCAAGCGGTAATGTTTTGTTTGAGTCGAATGAAAAAGATGCGTCAAAGCTTGAAGCAAAAATTGAAAAAGAAATTTTAAAGACTTTCGGCTTTGAAGTTATAGCCTTTATCCGCACAAAAGAAGAGCTGGAGAAAATTGTAAAGCTTAATCCCTTTGCTAAAATAAAAATAGAGAAGCCCAAGTTCTATGTTCTGTTCATGAAGGAGAAGTTTACAAAGCTAAAGCTTCCGTTCCTATCCGAAAAATATGCAGTGGAAGTTATTGCTGCTCTGGATAATAACTTTTTTTGCGTTGCCAGACCGGATATCGTTGGCTCAGGCGGCGGAGCGAATTTATTTATAGAGAAGGAGCATAAAATCCCTGCCACGACGAGGAACTGGAATACGATTTTGAAAATTATGGCTTTGTAA